The genomic window TAATTCGAGACGTGTCgatttttttacttgtgtttaaatttatattttgtaatttttaaaaataaactttctattttttttggcgtTTTTCATTTACATTGAAAAACTATGTTTCTCTGGagtatacaaataaataaatataaacgcAAACGCCATAACTAGCGTTTGAAACAATCGAATTCAACTCCGATGAAAATCCATCCTCGTTCATGTCATTGGCTTCCATAGTactaaaacatgaaaatggaCAACTTAACAAAATGAACCAAGAGGGACGGCCACAAACAGAAATGATCTGTCTGTcaatttaacatattaaaatagagattataatttaaacaatatgatttatatagaggactttacaaagaaaattaaattcatcATCTCAAACTCAAAAGTCCAAATTGAATAATAACTTAAAACAAATTCTCTAAAAGAAGATCAAGTCGGTGCATTTGCACTTGGGGCAACGTTGACGTTCTTGTAAGACCATAACATACATCATACAACTTCGACATCCCATCACCACCATCTCCGGcgcctcttcttcatcaacccACGACGATGCAACCTCCTCCTTCACTTCCTCCGTCCTCGTCAGGCACGAgttttgtgatgatgatgtgtcGCTCGATGGTGATCTTCCTTCAAACCTCCCATTAGCAACCACCGACGCCACGGTCCTCGCCGAGGGCTCAACGCTACCTCTTTTACCATTCTTGTTTCTCATTTCGATACTTCGGTTTCGTCGAGAGGGTTTTTGTattcttgtatttgtttttctctgtgtttttctAGGGGATGGGTTGATGGTAATGACTTCTAAAGAAAATGTATGTATGTAATATataaggaagaagaggagcTAAAATATGACTAGGAATTAATATTTGTTGAATAAAGTAATTATGTTGTGGAGAGAGATATGACTTTGTTTATTtcgtaataatttttttaattggagGTGGGAAAGTTAGTAAAAGTATAGTAGAGacaaatatatgaaacaaaagacAATTCAGTAAACAATGCATTAGTGCATTTAAACCAGTGCAGCAAACTATTTATTGCTAAATGTAAAGGGGAAGACTTAAATCTTAcaatttaaaagaagaatttatgattttttattggtaatctaaattttaagtAATATGTCATCCATTTGATTTGTTAATGTAAcgttaaattatatttcaagaaaataacagTTTTACAAATACTACGATTTGTGTTTGAAAGAATTTAAACTTAGGGtttaaagaataaagaagaaactgaatttGTCATCCATTTCACAATAGTTTTAATCTTATGACttcacttttttgtttcataaatttgtcgttttgtatatttaatgtatattttaaagaaacttatagtttatttatatggcgtattttatcaattagactttgtttgtttgattcattTATTAGTTAATACTACTCAATGTTTTATCTATTAAATTGTTTGTCACAGTAAGACTATTATTCAACTGATTTCTTGAATGAAAATATGTCTAAAATAACTTTAGTGACACcaatacatatttttctcataaatgtttttactattctctctgtttcattataaattttgttttataattttacacGTATTAAAAcctattaattttttaattgtataatttattaaattttcaatgttaaatcaataaactacaataatacaaatatagaACTACATGGTGTGATTTATAGTCATTTTAGAAATAGTGTCTAGAAAGTATGGTTCATTCAAGAAAATGGTCTAATAATAGTTTATAgtatgaaaaaacaattttgaataTAGTTAAAGATAGAAATAATGGCTAGCACTAActaaaaatgaatcaaataaaaagaattcaTCTACAATTTACTTTTcgttattaaaaattaaataataatagtacGTTTATACAGTGAAGCATCCGTTTCAAAGTTTCCAACGACGGTTTCATGCGCCAGCTAAAAACTTCTTTTTGATTGATAATCAAATGGACATTCTGAAGGTACCCACAAAACTCAACTACTTTGAGTTACTttccaaattttgaatataaatcAATGTTTTTGGTGGTGACAAATTTTGACAATATAAAAGAATGAAAGATGTAGATAGATGTATGTAAGTAGTGCTTGCTGGTAGTTAAATTGGATATTCAAAGGTGAAAACCATTAAGATGTTTCTAACTACCAGATTCACTAGTCATTGTAAAAATTATCACAAAATGTTTAGCAATAATTTAGAAGAATAAAAGGATAtccattaatgtttttaaaaaaaacatttccttTGATTAATCTAATGATGGTAGTTAAATTACTTGACTTTAATTTcctgtctttttattttaaaacaggAAATTATTTGGACGAAAGGTTATGGTACAATAAACTTTATTACTGTACTTTTAATGTTTCACATATTTGCAtaactttcatttttctaaattgttACGATCAAGATAGCCATTGATTTTCATTTGAACAATGGAAAGTAACTGGATATGAGTATGATTTATTGATTAGTACTCTCAAAATGTTTATTATGATCAATTAAACAGACGTTTGTAACTTGCGTTTTAAACCGTCATTTGAAGTagaattttcataattatataaaatctcctatatatattatttgagaaGCTAGAGGGATAACGTTTGAATTTTAGAACTTTGAATAGCAAACGAAAGagtaacaaattaaaaaaaatgaaacaaacagTTACTAGAATTTAATACAAGAGGCCAATAACTAAAATACAGACCTCACGAGGACATAATATAGCTGTTAATAACTTAGGAATCTCTCGTGTATTAAATGTTTCACAATTAAGAGgacaatcaaatttaaaatgatttatagaCTAAAAAATTTAACGACAGTTATGCAACAGggtttcaaaactttaatgGCAATTATACAACAGCCTAAACTGGGATGATTTGTGAAAGTGGcctctttaatttttgaatttgctTCACAAGattataagaatataaaaaagcTAGGAATATGTTGTTTtagcagaaaataaaataattatataacaaaatgtcaAATACTACCATTGACCTTCCATAAAATCTAATACCTCAGCATCAGTTATATCCCATGTGAAGCTATTTAATGGAATTTAATGGTAGCTTTTAGTTGATACTACcatttgtttacttttcttttgttatcttAATCACATTCATTACGAATCTGAAGAGTGAAGGAGATAACTTCTGGAATCTGTTTCTCTAATATTTTTCAAGTAATCGCTACTAATCGAGTTAAGTTATATACTAAGAAGATCGAATTTGATTCCAAGTGAGATGAAGCTACGCTTGAGCATAAAAACCAATTAAGTTGTATATCTTGTTTAATGCAAGC from Arabidopsis thaliana chromosome 3, partial sequence includes these protein-coding regions:
- a CDS encoding uncharacterized protein (unknown protein; FUNCTIONS IN: molecular_function unknown; INVOLVED IN: biological_process unknown; LOCATED IN: cellular_component unknown; BEST Arabidopsis thaliana protein match is: unknown protein (TAIR:AT3G11600.1); Has 30201 Blast hits to 17322 proteins in 780 species: Archae - 12; Bacteria - 1396; Metazoa - 17338; Fungi - 3422; Plants - 5037; Viruses - 0; Other Eukaryotes - 2996 (source: NCBI BLink).); the encoded protein is MRNKNGKRGSVEPSARTVASVVANGRFEGRSPSSDTSSSQNSCLTRTEEVKEEVASSWVDEEEAPEMVVMGCRSCMMYVMVLQERQRCPKCKCTDLIFF